A single Anatilimnocola floriformis DNA region contains:
- a CDS encoding suppressor of fused domain protein, which translates to MIEPREVIREHLRRFFAGHSCDEHVWTLGPALDELPRLFVLEFAPGPQSRLWTYVTVGAWEVRAEPRLEFMIAAPDQDQRHVELLFMTAWYHGNRGLGTGHTLPIGESWLPGSKCDFFLVSLPYPFGPQLEICNLPDWHLHVLWLLPITSAEREFKVREGLEALEQRFDAAAIEYWSPNRPSVV; encoded by the coding sequence ATGATCGAACCGAGAGAGGTCATTCGCGAACATTTGCGCCGGTTCTTCGCCGGCCACTCATGTGACGAACATGTCTGGACGCTCGGGCCGGCGCTAGACGAGTTGCCGAGGCTATTCGTCCTGGAATTTGCTCCAGGACCGCAGTCCCGCTTGTGGACTTACGTAACGGTCGGAGCCTGGGAAGTCCGCGCTGAACCGCGACTTGAGTTCATGATTGCGGCGCCCGACCAAGACCAGCGGCACGTCGAACTCCTGTTCATGACCGCGTGGTATCACGGCAATAGAGGCCTGGGCACTGGTCATACCTTGCCCATCGGTGAGTCTTGGCTACCCGGTTCGAAGTGTGACTTCTTCCTGGTTTCGTTGCCCTACCCATTTGGTCCGCAGTTGGAAATCTGCAACTTGCCGGACTGGCATCTGCATGTGCTTTGGCTACTCCCGATCACGTCGGCTGAGCGCGAGTTCAAAGTGCGTGAAGGGCTCGAGGCACTTGAACAGCGGTTCGACGCGGCTGCGATAGAATATTGGTCGCCGAATCGGCCGTCGGTGGTGTAG
- a CDS encoding sialidase family protein, with protein sequence MHRFLLAAICLAWCSVSSAADLPAGVVAEEFIYTEPPHPQCHASTIAETKDGLVAAWFGGTKEGANDVGIWFSKQTKVGWSKPVEVANGKDEEEKQLPCWNPVLFDMPATTARKGELLLFYKVGPSPSKWWGMLIRSSDQGQTWSEPEKLPEGILGPIKDKPVLLKDGTLLCPSSTEHKGWQVHIESTKDGGRTWQKTEPLCDGMTQHAIQPTILQTKSGLTILCRTRTPGKILQATSTDNGATWSKLEPMDLVNPNSGIDGVTLSDGRHLLVYNHTQKGRSPLNVAVSTDDGKTWQAAAVLETQPGEYSYPAVIQTSDGLVHITYTWKRQRVKHVTLEPAKLKLLPIVEGVWPK encoded by the coding sequence ATGCATCGATTTCTGCTGGCAGCCATTTGTCTCGCCTGGTGCAGCGTCAGTTCCGCCGCCGATCTCCCAGCCGGTGTCGTTGCGGAAGAATTCATCTACACCGAGCCACCGCACCCGCAGTGCCATGCATCGACGATTGCAGAAACGAAGGATGGCTTGGTTGCGGCTTGGTTTGGCGGCACGAAAGAGGGAGCGAATGACGTCGGCATTTGGTTTTCAAAGCAGACAAAAGTCGGCTGGAGCAAACCGGTTGAAGTTGCCAACGGCAAGGATGAAGAAGAAAAGCAGTTGCCGTGTTGGAATCCCGTGCTGTTCGACATGCCTGCCACGACTGCGCGCAAAGGTGAGTTGCTGCTGTTCTACAAGGTCGGCCCAAGTCCGAGTAAATGGTGGGGCATGTTGATTCGCAGCAGCGATCAGGGGCAGACGTGGAGCGAGCCGGAAAAACTGCCGGAGGGAATCCTTGGGCCGATCAAAGACAAGCCAGTGTTGCTGAAGGACGGCACGTTGCTGTGCCCGAGCAGCACCGAGCACAAAGGTTGGCAGGTGCATATCGAATCAACGAAGGACGGCGGCCGCACGTGGCAGAAGACCGAGCCGCTGTGCGACGGCATGACGCAGCACGCCATTCAGCCGACCATCCTGCAGACAAAGTCCGGCCTGACGATTCTCTGCCGCACGCGCACTCCCGGCAAAATTCTGCAAGCGACCTCGACCGACAACGGCGCAACGTGGAGCAAACTTGAGCCGATGGATCTCGTAAATCCCAACTCTGGCATCGATGGTGTGACGCTTAGCGATGGCCGTCATTTGCTCGTCTATAATCACACGCAAAAGGGTCGCAGCCCGCTCAACGTCGCCGTCTCGACCGACGACGGCAAAACCTGGCAAGCCGCTGCCGTGCTTGAAACGCAGCCGGGCGAGTACTCGTATCCCGCCGTCATCCAAACTTCGGATGGCTTGGTGCATATCACTTACACCTGGAAACGGCAGCGCGTGAAGCACGTTACACTCGAGCCGGCGAAACTAAAGTTGCTGCCGATCGTTGAGGGAGTGTGGCCGAAGTAA
- a CDS encoding non-heme iron oxygenase ferredoxin subunit, whose translation MSDFVKTVAVNSLSDPGRELLEIEDRVVVLIHVGGEFFCIDDVCTHDGGPLSDGRLDDHTIACPRHGAKFDIRNGKALTMPATEDTAAHQVEVRDGWVWVKLRPE comes from the coding sequence ATGTCTGACTTTGTCAAAACCGTTGCCGTCAACTCACTCTCCGATCCAGGCCGCGAGTTGCTCGAGATCGAAGATCGCGTCGTGGTGCTGATTCACGTCGGCGGAGAGTTCTTTTGCATCGACGACGTTTGCACGCACGACGGCGGGCCGTTGAGCGACGGCCGCCTCGATGATCATACGATTGCTTGCCCGCGCCACGGTGCGAAGTTCGACATTCGCAACGGCAAGGCCCTGACGATGCCGGCGACCGAAGACACCGCGGCGCATCAGGTGGAAGTGCGCGACGGTTGGGTGTGGGTAAAGCTGCGGCCGGAATAG
- a CDS encoding lipoyl domain-containing protein: MSQISLILADLDLGDVPVLACSWLAEKGARVVQGDRLLEVVAGEICVDLEAPATGRLVQRCVGPEERLTIGQVLAVISTT, from the coding sequence ATGTCGCAAATTTCACTTATTCTGGCCGATCTCGACCTGGGCGATGTCCCAGTACTCGCCTGTTCTTGGCTTGCCGAGAAAGGGGCACGTGTCGTGCAAGGCGATCGCTTGCTGGAAGTAGTCGCCGGAGAAATCTGCGTCGATCTCGAAGCGCCGGCGACGGGCCGATTGGTGCAACGTTGTGTTGGGCCTGAAGAACGGCTGACGATCGGTCAGGTGCTGGCCGTTATTTCAACGACTTAA
- a CDS encoding response regulator — MSLKTVFTTGEAAKICKVSQQTIIRCFDNGALKGFRVPGSRFRRIPRNELFNFMRDNGIPTDALESGKRKLLVVDDDVELSELLRDSFLRDGRFEVKVANNGFDAGMMVKEFLPDIVVLDIMLPDINGKEVCQRIRSDSTLESVKVICISGMIEQDKVADLKAAGADDFMQKPFTVEKLLDRVCDMLEMERAANA, encoded by the coding sequence ATGTCATTGAAGACGGTGTTCACCACGGGCGAGGCCGCCAAGATCTGTAAGGTGAGCCAGCAAACGATCATTCGCTGCTTCGACAACGGCGCCCTCAAGGGCTTCCGCGTGCCGGGCAGCCGCTTTCGCCGCATTCCGCGCAATGAACTGTTCAACTTCATGCGCGACAACGGCATTCCGACCGACGCCCTGGAGAGCGGCAAACGCAAGCTGCTCGTCGTCGACGACGACGTGGAACTGAGCGAACTCCTCCGCGACTCGTTCCTCCGCGACGGCCGCTTCGAGGTGAAGGTCGCCAATAACGGCTTCGATGCCGGCATGATGGTCAAGGAATTTCTGCCGGACATCGTGGTGCTCGACATCATGCTGCCGGACATCAACGGCAAAGAAGTCTGCCAACGCATTCGCAGCGATAGCACGCTGGAATCGGTGAAGGTCATCTGCATCAGCGGTATGATCGAGCAAGACAAGGTCGCCGATCTGAAAGCCGCCGGCGCCGACGACTTCATGCAAAAGCCGTTCACTGTCGAGAAGCTGCTCGACCGCGTGTGCGACATGCTCGAAATGGAACGAGCGGCCAACGCTTAG
- a CDS encoding PPC domain-containing protein produces MPDLPPPKVTAMHLRLFIFTLLAVALASTAQAEPFIEHLEPPALTRGQANKLTIVGSELDRAQQLWFSLPEKFFQIKVQSSALARAEVEVNVAADCPLGIYGLRLATEDGLSNLQLFAVDELPPTKATNEPLQKLPVAIAGDLQAAEVDRIRFTAAAGEQISFDIVCSRFGSDADPLLTIVDEHGKRIVQKDNSPGIFYDCVFSHTFKTAGTYTLEVRDSRYLGSPHWQYWLRIGKFAAARVSLPSTILPGVATKIALPEINGEVEVTTAADQPLGNFFPAVKRKDDSVATWLPLTVSAIAAIVESEPNDTRDSPTHVATIPASLQGVLNPAGDVDCFTLYLTKGQKLSLRAETKTIQSAADLEVILLDRTGREMQRMDDVTLPGGALEEAAFNFNVGDDGLYYIQVRDLSGSGSPAHAYRIDIAPQQPKLELKSEISALSVPLCSYQRLPFAVTRTECPGLIELSLVNAPAGVTLEPTTIPEGVNSLDCKLRAANNSPLGLSSIQVLAKTKVGEQEITAALTVQPLVDRQLINVDLIKHALRENQRWLPATCTRSIALQITPAVPFTVELAAPELVLPRYQQATATIVTTRDNGFAEPISFTAIGGQCGEEKQGRKQVFARIANATKEEASVPALFISRSLANDASERIDVTAVAKQGPRTVTLQRSLQLIVKPGFEVTIDPPPPTTLPPGSNFNLRLALQRLPSFAGPVEIEVQPISGLQLPEKLTIAAEANSTEFAVTIPDDFRQGRHRFRFTATGQVGNFQEEPRPKEFDLEVKAPPMEKKK; encoded by the coding sequence GTGCCTGACCTGCCACCGCCGAAAGTGACCGCGATGCACTTGAGGTTGTTCATCTTCACGCTGCTGGCCGTTGCCTTGGCTTCCACCGCCCAGGCCGAGCCGTTCATCGAGCATCTCGAGCCGCCGGCGCTCACTCGCGGCCAGGCCAATAAACTGACGATTGTCGGCAGCGAACTCGATCGGGCTCAGCAACTATGGTTTTCGCTGCCGGAGAAGTTTTTTCAGATCAAGGTGCAGTCGAGCGCCTTGGCTCGCGCCGAAGTGGAAGTAAACGTCGCCGCCGATTGCCCACTGGGAATCTATGGTCTGCGGCTCGCAACCGAAGATGGCCTGAGCAATCTGCAACTCTTCGCCGTCGATGAACTGCCGCCGACGAAAGCCACGAACGAACCGCTGCAGAAACTTCCAGTTGCGATTGCCGGTGATCTGCAAGCCGCCGAGGTCGACCGCATTCGCTTCACGGCAGCGGCGGGCGAGCAGATTTCGTTCGACATCGTCTGCAGTCGTTTCGGCAGCGACGCCGATCCGCTGCTGACGATCGTTGACGAGCACGGCAAGCGAATTGTGCAAAAGGACAACTCGCCGGGCATCTTTTACGACTGTGTGTTCTCACACACGTTCAAAACCGCGGGAACCTACACGCTTGAAGTTCGCGACAGTCGTTATCTCGGTTCGCCTCACTGGCAATACTGGCTGCGCATCGGCAAATTCGCGGCCGCGCGCGTTTCACTGCCGTCGACGATTCTGCCGGGTGTCGCGACGAAGATCGCGCTGCCTGAAATCAACGGCGAGGTGGAAGTAACCACCGCCGCCGATCAACCTCTCGGCAATTTCTTTCCAGCTGTGAAGCGAAAAGACGATTCCGTTGCAACTTGGTTGCCGCTGACGGTTTCGGCTATTGCCGCTATCGTCGAGAGCGAACCGAACGATACTCGCGATAGTCCCACGCATGTCGCCACGATTCCTGCAAGCTTGCAAGGAGTGCTGAACCCGGCTGGTGATGTAGATTGCTTCACGCTCTATCTGACGAAGGGGCAAAAGCTGTCGCTGCGGGCCGAGACCAAGACGATTCAATCTGCGGCCGATCTAGAAGTCATTCTGCTCGACCGGACAGGCCGCGAGATGCAGCGCATGGACGACGTGACACTCCCCGGCGGCGCCCTCGAAGAAGCCGCGTTCAACTTCAACGTTGGCGACGACGGTTTGTATTACATCCAAGTCCGCGACCTGAGCGGCAGTGGCAGTCCCGCGCACGCCTACCGCATCGACATCGCTCCCCAACAACCCAAACTAGAACTCAAATCCGAAATCTCTGCGCTCTCTGTGCCTCTGTGTTCGTATCAACGCCTTCCCTTCGCGGTCACTCGCACCGAGTGCCCCGGCCTCATTGAACTCTCTCTCGTGAACGCACCGGCAGGAGTCACTCTAGAACCAACGACCATCCCCGAAGGCGTCAACTCCCTCGACTGCAAACTCCGCGCAGCCAATAACTCCCCGCTCGGTCTCTCTTCCATCCAAGTCCTCGCCAAAACCAAAGTTGGCGAACAAGAGATCACCGCCGCCCTCACCGTTCAACCACTCGTCGATCGGCAACTGATCAACGTCGATCTCATCAAACATGCCCTCCGCGAAAACCAGCGTTGGCTGCCGGCAACCTGCACGCGCAGCATCGCGCTGCAGATCACACCCGCCGTGCCGTTCACCGTGGAGCTCGCCGCGCCGGAGTTGGTCTTGCCGCGCTATCAACAAGCCACGGCGACGATCGTCACCACGCGCGACAATGGCTTCGCCGAGCCGATTTCCTTCACCGCGATCGGCGGTCAATGTGGCGAAGAGAAGCAAGGCCGCAAGCAAGTTTTTGCCCGCATCGCGAATGCGACCAAAGAGGAAGCGAGTGTTCCCGCTCTCTTCATTTCGCGCAGCCTGGCCAATGACGCGAGCGAACGAATTGACGTCACTGCCGTGGCGAAGCAAGGACCGCGAACGGTCACGCTACAGCGGAGTCTACAGTTGATCGTGAAGCCTGGTTTTGAGGTGACCATCGATCCGCCGCCGCCGACCACGTTGCCGCCGGGCAGCAATTTCAATTTGCGCCTGGCGCTGCAACGCCTGCCGTCGTTCGCCGGCCCGGTAGAGATCGAAGTGCAGCCGATTTCTGGCTTGCAGTTGCCCGAGAAACTGACGATTGCCGCTGAAGCAAACAGCACGGAATTTGCCGTCACGATTCCCGACGACTTCCGCCAAGGTCGCCACCGGTTCCGCTTCACTGCGACCGGTCAGGTGGGGAATTTTCAGGAAGAGCCCCGGCCGAAGGAATTCGACTTGGAAGTGAAAGCTCCGCCGATGGAGAAGAAGAAGTAA
- a CDS encoding sensor histidine kinase yields the protein MPPIDADIQSRFAQDLEREKLASLKQFAYGLSHEINNPLTNISMRAQSLLASEKDADRRRALEAINAQAFRAFEMLADLMLFAHPPQPNVTAFDAAELLREVVAQQAATAKEQQTKLHLAEVPADLPLLSADRTQIAAALAALIKNALEALRTSGEIQLVAAASGEHFEFTVSDNGPGISPEVRRHLFDPFFSGREAGRGLGLGLCKAWRIAELHQGEITVESERGSGARFTLRVKSLK from the coding sequence GTGCCGCCGATTGATGCTGACATTCAATCCCGCTTTGCCCAAGATCTCGAGCGCGAAAAGCTCGCCTCCCTCAAGCAGTTTGCCTACGGCTTGAGTCACGAGATCAATAACCCGCTCACCAATATCTCGATGCGGGCGCAATCGCTGCTTGCCAGCGAAAAAGACGCCGATCGCCGTCGCGCGCTCGAAGCCATCAACGCCCAGGCCTTTCGCGCCTTCGAGATGCTGGCCGATCTCATGCTCTTTGCCCACCCGCCGCAGCCGAATGTGACGGCCTTTGATGCGGCAGAACTGCTGCGAGAAGTCGTCGCGCAGCAAGCGGCCACCGCCAAAGAACAGCAGACCAAATTGCACCTGGCCGAAGTCCCAGCCGATCTGCCGCTGCTCTCTGCCGATCGAACGCAAATCGCTGCCGCACTCGCGGCGCTGATCAAGAACGCGCTCGAAGCACTACGCACCAGCGGCGAAATTCAACTCGTCGCGGCAGCCAGCGGTGAGCATTTCGAATTCACCGTCAGCGACAACGGCCCGGGTATTTCACCGGAAGTGCGCCGTCACTTGTTCGACCCGTTCTTCTCTGGCCGCGAAGCAGGCCGCGGGCTAGGCCTCGGCTTGTGCAAGGCCTGGCGAATCGCCGAGTTGCATCAGGGCGAGATCACAGTCGAAAGTGAACGAGGCAGTGGCGCCCGTTTCACACTGCGAGTTAAGTCGTTGAAATAA
- a CDS encoding DUF1501 domain-containing protein, translating into MLRLIGPAAYPGEHVSRREMIRIGGLLAGGVALPQLLGSPIARAAGQPKSFGIAKRCIMLYLSGGPPQHDTFDPKPDAPADIRGEFSTIQSSNGGYRIGEHLPLTSKWMHEVALVRSMHHTHNDHARGSYWMFTGYPFLGGVPEADNMTRADMPHLGSVIAKVAPQGSLLPWALVPQRMDVAGGRRVGQFAGMLGSKYDPLLPGGDPNDDNYKLEQIPLAPNLPADVARRRLKLVDQLDTQIESLHNSAQAQALRANQSRALDVVSSDAVRKAVDLSKADAADRERYGRNLFGQSVFLGRRLLQAGTRLVQCNWQRSQGSDGFAWDTHWNNFSALKDYLIPPFDRAFHALMTDLKQTGELDETLVIVAGEFGRSPKVTLKNAGREHWPDVYTVLFAGAGIKPGEVYGKSDKIGAYPAESPTTPADFVATIYHLLGIDPHREEHDQVGRPFALSKGDAISGIMV; encoded by the coding sequence ATGCTGCGACTGATCGGCCCTGCTGCCTATCCGGGCGAACACGTAAGCCGCCGCGAAATGATCCGCATCGGCGGTTTGCTGGCCGGCGGCGTTGCGCTGCCGCAGTTGCTTGGTTCGCCGATCGCCCGCGCAGCCGGTCAGCCGAAGTCGTTCGGCATCGCCAAACGTTGCATCATGCTCTACCTGTCGGGCGGCCCGCCGCAGCACGACACGTTCGATCCCAAGCCGGATGCCCCGGCCGATATTCGCGGCGAGTTCAGCACCATTCAATCGTCGAACGGCGGCTACCGGATCGGCGAGCATTTGCCACTCACATCGAAGTGGATGCACGAGGTTGCCCTCGTTCGCTCGATGCATCACACGCACAACGATCATGCCCGCGGCTCGTACTGGATGTTCACGGGCTATCCGTTTCTCGGCGGCGTCCCCGAAGCCGACAACATGACCCGCGCCGACATGCCGCACCTCGGCAGCGTCATTGCCAAGGTCGCGCCGCAAGGTTCGCTCCTGCCGTGGGCGCTCGTGCCGCAGCGGATGGATGTTGCCGGCGGTCGCCGTGTCGGTCAGTTCGCCGGCATGCTCGGTTCGAAGTACGATCCGCTGCTGCCAGGCGGCGATCCGAACGATGACAACTACAAGCTCGAGCAAATTCCGCTCGCGCCAAATTTGCCCGCCGATGTCGCGCGTCGCCGTTTAAAGCTCGTCGATCAACTCGATACACAAATCGAATCGCTGCACAACAGCGCACAGGCTCAAGCCCTCCGCGCCAATCAATCTCGCGCGCTCGATGTCGTCAGCAGCGATGCGGTGCGAAAAGCGGTCGATCTTTCGAAAGCCGATGCTGCCGATCGCGAACGCTACGGCCGGAATCTTTTCGGCCAGTCGGTCTTCCTCGGCCGGCGGTTGTTGCAAGCCGGCACGCGACTTGTGCAATGCAATTGGCAACGGTCACAAGGGAGCGACGGCTTTGCTTGGGACACACACTGGAACAACTTCTCGGCACTGAAGGACTATTTGATCCCGCCCTTCGATCGGGCGTTTCATGCCCTGATGACCGATCTGAAGCAAACGGGCGAACTCGACGAAACGCTCGTCATCGTCGCCGGTGAATTTGGCCGTTCGCCGAAGGTAACGCTCAAGAACGCCGGCCGCGAACACTGGCCCGATGTGTACACCGTGCTGTTCGCCGGCGCCGGCATCAAACCGGGCGAAGTCTACGGCAAGAGCGACAAGATCGGCGCGTACCCAGCCGAATCGCCGACCACGCCCGCCGATTTCGTTGCGACCATTTATCACCTGCTGGGCATCGACCCGCACCGCGAAGAACATGATCAGGTCGGCCGGCCCTTCGCGCTATCGAAGGGGGATGCGATCAGCGGGATCATGGTTTAG
- a CDS encoding DUF1549 and DUF1553 domain-containing protein, protein MRFTPFLIVIALVPAVSAAADIAIAPAEFTLTGGRSHVQLLVSENNSADVTHTAKYESSDAKIATVSTIGIVTPIGDGTATITATTASGKATATIIVADFAKPKPIDYRTDVMAALSRAGCSQGACHGSPQGKGGFRLSLRGFDPVGDLQTLVREGSSRRTNPFEPEQSLILRKGSGRMPHQGGVRFQTTDTAYLVLRDWIAAGCPDSTAPRQLVSLEVLPGSRRLAAGSRQQQLVALAKFADGSIVDVTGEAVFSVPMDEAVSVTANGLVEFTATAEANVLVRYLEQVRSVQLTYVEADPDYQFKGPAPANLVDEQIFAKQKALQLQPAAVCNDEAFLRRAYLDVLGILPQPAEAARFLDSPAADKREKLIDELLERDEFATYWALKWADVMRGNRTTISLRGVHRLHRYLIDHFAEDRPMTELAKDILTARGNTFENPAASFYRVARNPEEAAESFGQLFLGVRIGCAKCHNHPFEAITQGDYYGLAAFFARVKLKGKQFNLDDEVVYLQRNGDVQHPLTRKNLEPAVFGFTPEKVGPEDDRRAPLVAWLVAPDNRYFARSTVNRLWYHLLGRGIVEPVDDFRDTNPPSHPELLDALATEFVKGDFKIKPVLRLILRSKTYQLAAETPQQSKHAAAPARYFTHTHVRIITSEQLLDAISSAIGVPDEYPGYPVGTRAGELAEGAVENHFLMATSRPVRDTACDCAREEDADLAGAIHLLNNPSLVKRLAADKSRIGLAVAAKQSQPLIVEQLYLATLSRRPTAREQKIAEDYLKEQPDLAAGLQDLQHALLNGSEFLLRH, encoded by the coding sequence ATGCGATTCACTCCTTTCCTGATTGTCATCGCGCTCGTTCCCGCGGTCTCAGCCGCCGCGGATATCGCGATCGCACCCGCTGAGTTCACGCTCACCGGCGGACGCTCGCACGTGCAACTCCTCGTCTCCGAAAACAACAGCGCCGACGTAACTCATACGGCCAAGTACGAGTCGTCTGATGCCAAGATCGCGACTGTTTCCACGATAGGCATCGTAACACCAATTGGTGACGGAACGGCAACGATCACAGCGACAACCGCGAGCGGCAAAGCGACGGCGACGATCATCGTTGCCGATTTCGCGAAGCCCAAGCCGATCGATTATCGCACCGATGTAATGGCAGCTCTAAGTCGCGCCGGCTGCAGTCAGGGCGCCTGCCACGGTTCCCCGCAGGGTAAGGGTGGCTTTCGCCTCAGCCTGCGTGGCTTTGATCCAGTTGGCGATTTGCAAACCCTGGTCCGCGAAGGTTCAAGTCGCCGCACGAATCCGTTCGAGCCCGAGCAGAGTTTGATTCTCCGCAAAGGTTCTGGCCGGATGCCGCATCAGGGCGGCGTGCGATTTCAAACTACTGACACGGCGTATCTGGTGCTGCGTGATTGGATTGCCGCCGGCTGTCCCGATTCCACCGCGCCGCGGCAACTCGTCAGCCTCGAAGTCCTTCCCGGTTCGCGCCGACTCGCTGCTGGCAGTCGCCAGCAACAACTCGTCGCGCTCGCTAAGTTCGCCGATGGTTCGATCGTCGACGTCACCGGCGAAGCAGTCTTCAGCGTCCCCATGGACGAAGCCGTGAGCGTCACTGCGAACGGCCTCGTCGAGTTCACTGCCACGGCAGAAGCCAATGTGCTGGTGCGTTATCTCGAGCAGGTTCGCAGCGTGCAGCTGACCTATGTCGAAGCCGATCCGGACTATCAATTCAAAGGGCCGGCGCCGGCGAACCTTGTTGATGAGCAAATCTTTGCGAAGCAGAAAGCGCTGCAGCTGCAACCGGCCGCCGTTTGTAACGACGAAGCTTTTCTACGGCGAGCCTACCTCGATGTGCTGGGTATTTTGCCGCAGCCTGCAGAGGCCGCGCGGTTCCTTGATTCGCCGGCCGCTGACAAACGCGAGAAACTTATCGACGAATTGCTAGAGCGCGACGAGTTCGCCACTTACTGGGCGCTGAAATGGGCCGATGTGATGCGCGGCAACCGAACGACGATCTCGCTCCGCGGCGTGCATCGCCTGCATCGGTATCTGATCGACCATTTCGCCGAAGATCGGCCGATGACCGAATTGGCGAAGGACATTCTCACCGCCCGCGGCAACACGTTCGAAAATCCAGCCGCCAGTTTTTATCGCGTGGCGCGCAATCCAGAAGAAGCAGCCGAGAGTTTTGGTCAGCTGTTTCTGGGAGTGCGAATCGGCTGCGCTAAGTGCCACAACCATCCGTTCGAAGCGATCACGCAAGGTGACTACTACGGACTGGCGGCGTTCTTCGCGCGAGTCAAGCTCAAGGGGAAACAGTTCAATCTCGACGATGAAGTCGTCTATCTGCAGCGCAACGGCGACGTACAGCATCCGCTCACACGCAAGAATCTTGAGCCCGCTGTCTTTGGCTTCACGCCGGAGAAGGTTGGCCCCGAAGACGACCGCCGCGCACCGCTCGTGGCCTGGCTCGTCGCGCCCGACAACCGCTACTTCGCCCGCTCGACCGTGAACCGCTTGTGGTATCACTTGCTGGGCCGCGGCATCGTCGAGCCGGTTGATGATTTTCGCGATACGAATCCGCCATCGCATCCGGAGTTGCTCGATGCGTTGGCGACGGAGTTCGTGAAAGGCGACTTCAAAATCAAGCCGGTTCTGCGGCTCATTCTGCGGTCGAAGACCTATCAACTAGCTGCCGAAACGCCGCAGCAATCCAAACATGCAGCCGCGCCGGCTCGCTACTTCACGCACACGCACGTGCGGATCATCACCAGCGAGCAACTGCTCGATGCGATCAGTTCTGCCATCGGCGTGCCCGATGAATATCCGGGTTATCCCGTCGGCACGCGAGCTGGTGAACTCGCCGAAGGGGCCGTTGAAAATCACTTTCTGATGGCTACCTCGCGCCCGGTTCGCGACACCGCTTGCGATTGTGCCCGCGAAGAAGACGCCGATCTGGCCGGCGCGATTCATCTCCTCAATAATCCCAGCCTCGTCAAGCGACTCGCTGCGGACAAGAGTCGCATCGGCCTCGCCGTCGCGGCAAAGCAATCGCAACCGCTGATCGTCGAGCAACTCTATCTCGCCACTCTCAGTCGCCGGCCCACGGCGCGCGAGCAAAAGATCGCAGAGGACTATCTTAAGGAGCAGCCTGACCTGGCGGCGGGGCTGCAAGATCTGCAACACGCGCTGCTCAACGGTAGCGAATTCCTACTGCGGCATTGA